A single region of the bacterium genome encodes:
- a CDS encoding tandem-95 repeat protein: protein MKFFTALIGLWLSATSLFGQSPPDVHSVEYFIDTDPGFGLGTSVAPSAATSGSDKTFVFTVSTTGLPSGFHTLYVRSRDNNGGWSQATAKAFYVMPGESGSFAAAVQRVEYFIDTDPGFGNGIAMGSPSSGDATVTGMIDISALPGGFHTLYVRARDGFHKWSVLNSRAFYKSVVYTPPTDPQVTYIEYFVDKDPGYGNGTSVPGFTASSDITHNFLVDIGALSGGFHTLFIRTKDANGNWSIASTKAFYKPHNYVAPSDPQITAMEYFIDTDPGFGAGTALSFTASSDVTVNGVVDITSVSGGFHTLYLRSKDANGNWSVTQAHAFYKAHTVSNTSSNITAIEYNFYKSGSSTPVRIFTAFTPSTDVQTTFLADLSGLTIDSTYDMRVTAIDATGRRSITATASTVIIERPNHAPEIKSSVADVTVNEDFDSLIVASLDTVFHDSDMTTVGDHLQFNVSVNGSAVTSVLRGSQLVIFSSPDIFGSAEVIITATDDSSASVSDTIHVTVNSVNDRPVATYDVAQSNAGYTAYVQPLKNDTDIDGDALVIAAIVAMPQHGTATVVSPADTLISYTPTVSYSGIDSIQYAVSDGLGGLDTAIIYLQVNGYINSAPQRNNTIADVTAAEDFGVIALAQLNSVFGDNDIALNNDSLRYSVSVQPAIVALSLRHDTVVVNSIANQFGIAEVIVTATDDSGATASDTLTVTVNSVNDAPFTQNDAVSTTGIQTVVAHPLNNDTDVESQTLTIAAIITSPQHGSATIPSGDTTIAYTATIGYSGNDSLTYSVSDGNGGLDTAKLVITIQAPAPLSLSTSVHQNPALAQYADVYVIADTALIGLPDVKMFLGSDSTALTMTVSTSRVYRGQFEFASSGAYTIRTRATAATGAQAVNFRSFTATLAKPGVTTNVASTDAQAQLLVKSKAIVSPTYITVATDASMNGTAYQFAPALTLQEPSEITIRFEPSQYEDAGKIFIESETDGRIVRLQTGVYPEQRMAKAKITSLGKVRIVYDPSFTGSNTVPTNFSLKANYPNPFNPSTTIAYDLAKEGLVTLTVYNVLGQKVKTLVHGHAPAGSYKLLWDATDERGKRVSTGVYFYRLETPGFVQTRKMLLMK from the coding sequence ATGAAATTTTTTACAGCCCTTATCGGGCTATGGCTCAGTGCCACATCTTTATTCGGGCAAAGCCCGCCGGATGTGCACTCTGTCGAGTACTTCATAGATACCGATCCCGGATTTGGCTTAGGCACTTCTGTAGCACCAAGTGCAGCTACTTCGGGTTCGGATAAAACATTTGTATTTACCGTATCTACAACCGGATTACCATCGGGGTTTCATACGCTGTATGTTCGTTCACGGGATAACAACGGGGGTTGGTCTCAAGCAACAGCAAAAGCCTTTTATGTTATGCCCGGCGAATCGGGTTCGTTTGCAGCTGCGGTGCAGCGCGTAGAGTATTTTATTGATACGGATCCCGGCTTTGGCAACGGAATAGCGATGGGATCCCCCTCGTCGGGAGATGCGACAGTGACCGGCATGATCGACATTTCTGCGCTCCCCGGCGGTTTTCATACATTGTACGTACGGGCACGCGACGGATTTCATAAGTGGTCCGTACTCAATAGCCGCGCTTTTTACAAATCGGTAGTATATACCCCCCCGACGGATCCGCAAGTCACATACATCGAATACTTCGTAGATAAGGATCCGGGGTATGGTAACGGAACATCCGTTCCGGGATTTACGGCTTCGTCGGATATCACACACAATTTTTTAGTGGATATCGGCGCACTTTCAGGCGGATTTCATACATTGTTTATTCGCACCAAAGATGCCAATGGTAATTGGTCTATCGCATCTACGAAAGCCTTTTATAAACCACACAACTATGTTGCTCCGTCTGATCCTCAGATCACGGCGATGGAATATTTCATCGACACCGATCCGGGTTTCGGCGCGGGTACGGCCTTGAGCTTTACCGCTTCATCGGATGTGACGGTCAACGGCGTGGTAGATATCACTTCCGTCAGCGGGGGTTTTCATACGCTCTATTTGCGCAGCAAGGATGCCAATGGAAACTGGTCTGTCACGCAGGCGCATGCTTTTTACAAAGCGCATACCGTCTCCAATACATCGTCTAACATCACAGCCATCGAGTATAATTTTTACAAATCCGGATCATCGACACCGGTACGGATATTTACGGCTTTTACTCCTTCAACGGATGTTCAGACAACGTTTCTGGCTGATCTATCAGGTCTTACCATCGACAGCACCTACGATATGCGCGTTACGGCGATTGACGCGACAGGACGTCGCAGCATTACGGCTACGGCATCCACCGTCATCATCGAACGCCCTAATCATGCGCCGGAAATTAAATCATCGGTTGCCGATGTGACCGTCAATGAAGACTTTGATAGCCTGATCGTCGCGTCGCTCGACACGGTGTTTCATGATTCGGATATGACCACCGTGGGCGATCATTTGCAATTCAACGTCTCGGTCAACGGCTCAGCCGTAACTTCTGTGTTGCGCGGTTCGCAGCTGGTAATTTTTTCTTCTCCGGATATATTCGGATCCGCCGAAGTGATCATCACGGCTACCGATGACAGCAGCGCATCGGTCAGCGACACGATACATGTTACCGTGAATTCCGTTAACGACCGGCCTGTGGCAACCTACGATGTCGCGCAATCCAATGCGGGATATACGGCGTATGTCCAACCGCTCAAAAACGATACGGATATTGACGGGGACGCCCTCGTCATCGCAGCGATCGTCGCGATGCCGCAACACGGAACAGCTACGGTAGTAAGCCCGGCGGATACGTTGATTTCCTATACGCCGACAGTAAGTTATAGCGGTATAGACTCGATCCAATATGCCGTAAGCGATGGGCTCGGAGGCCTTGATACAGCGATCATTTATCTTCAGGTCAACGGTTATATCAATTCAGCCCCTCAGCGAAACAACACCATTGCCGATGTTACCGCAGCGGAAGATTTCGGCGTTATCGCATTAGCACAACTCAATTCGGTATTCGGCGATAATGATATAGCGCTCAACAACGATAGTTTGCGGTATTCCGTTTCCGTACAACCGGCCATCGTTGCATTAAGTTTGCGGCACGATACGGTGGTTGTCAATTCGATCGCTAATCAATTCGGCATCGCGGAAGTTATCGTTACGGCGACCGATGACAGCGGCGCTACGGCCAGCGATACATTGACTGTTACCGTTAATTCCGTCAACGATGCACCGTTCACACAAAACGACGCGGTTTCAACGACGGGTATTCAAACGGTCGTAGCGCATCCTTTGAATAATGACACCGACGTCGAGAGCCAAACGCTTACGATCGCGGCCATCATAACGTCACCCCAGCATGGTTCGGCGACGATCCCGTCCGGTGATACGACGATCGCTTATACCGCAACCATCGGTTACAGCGGCAACGATTCGCTGACGTATTCGGTCAGCGATGGGAACGGCGGTTTGGATACAGCTAAGCTCGTCATTACGATACAAGCTCCGGCGCCGTTGAGTCTGAGTACATCGGTCCACCAAAATCCGGCTTTGGCACAATACGCCGACGTCTATGTCATCGCGGATACGGCGCTCATCGGGTTGCCCGACGTCAAAATGTTTTTGGGAAGCGATTCGACCGCGCTGACGATGACTGTATCTACATCGCGGGTATATCGCGGACAATTTGAATTTGCAAGCAGCGGCGCTTATACGATTCGTACACGCGCTACGGCCGCCACCGGCGCACAGGCTGTGAACTTCCGTTCCTTTACGGCGACTTTGGCCAAACCCGGCGTGACGACAAACGTCGCTTCGACCGACGCCCAGGCCCAGCTTTTGGTGAAATCGAAAGCCATTGTTTCGCCGACGTACATCACGGTTGCGACGGATGCATCTATGAACGGCACGGCGTACCAATTCGCACCCGCATTGACACTGCAGGAACCGTCGGAAATAACGATACGGTTTGAACCTTCGCAGTACGAAGATGCCGGTAAAATTTTTATCGAAAGCGAAACGGACGGTCGTATCGTACGTTTGCAAACCGGCGTCTATCCGGAGCAACGTATGGCCAAAGCCAAGATCACTTCGCTCGGTAAAGTGCGCATCGTGTATGATCCGTCGTTCACCGGTTCCAATACCGTTCCGACAAATTTTTCTCTGAAAGCCAATTATCCGAATCCGTTTAATCCGTCCACCACGATCGCTTACGATCTGGCGAAAGAAGGTCTGGTGACATTGACGGTGTACAACGTACTCGGACAAAAGGTCAAAACACTGGTGCATGGTCATGC